ATGAACTTTAACTTCCCATAAGCCGTCTTTTGTACGCTTAACATCAAGAACGCTGTGGTTGTAGTTAACACCTACGTCTTGTTTTTGTAAGTTGGCAATTAATGTACGAGTTAACGAACCGAAGTTTACGTCTGTACCAGAATCAATTTTTGTAGCTGCGATTGGCTCGTTTGATTTACGGTCATTCATAATTAACGGAATCCATTGTTTTAGTGTTTCTGGATCGTCAGAGTATTCCATACCTTCGAACAATGGGTTAGCAGTCATTGCTGCATGTCGCTTCTTAAGATACTCTACATTGTTTGCACCTTGTACCATACTCATATGTGGTAGAGGCATAATGAAATCTTCAGGCTTTTCGATTTGACCTGTTTTTACAAGGTGAGACCAGAACTGTAAAGAATCTTGGAATTGCGTATTTACATTGATTGCTTTAGTAATATCGATTGTTCCATCTTTTTTCTCACTTGTATAGTTTAATTCACATAAAGCAGCATGCCCTGTTCCAGCATTGTTTAATTCGTGAGAACTTTCCTCACCTGCTTTTGCTAACTGTTCGAACACTGTAATTTTCCACTCTGGTGCTAACTCTTTAAGCATTGTACCTAAAGTAGCACTCATAATTCCGGCACCAATTAAGATAACGTCTGATTTGATATGCTTGTTACTCATTTTTACCTTCCCTTATATATATATTAAGATTTTTAGAATTTTGAAAGCGCTACCGTAAATTATCGACAACATAATATTGGCAGAGACCTACTTATTCTATATCAATTATTACCTTATTGTAGTGTAACACAATTGCTAAAAGATTAAAATATATACAGAATGCTTAGCTGTAAGGTATTGAAAAGCACATCATTTACGAGAAATCTACCAACAATTGTGAGCATTTTTTGTCTTGTAAGAGTTCAATTGTTTTTATTTTCTGTATTTTCTCGCTGGGTATTGTCATTTTTTGTACCATCTATAATAGGAACGTAACCTTGTTATTGAACTGGCTTACCTGTATATTTTTCAAAGCCTTTATATGCATTGTTTTTATGTCAACGCTTTACAAGCCATGCAAATAGTTTGCGCTGTAATCAAAATGGTATACCGACAACTAATGTATTTTGCATTGATAAGATGAGAGCCGTATGCGCATATTTTTAGGATTGCCTTTTGATCCTTCGGCTATTTCTAAAAATGTAATTTGTTCTCCTGTAATTTGGTGTTTTACGGTACGATTAATATATTTAGTTTGCCCTCGTATATTACTTTTTGCCAATCGTAACATATTATTGAGGTATTCTTGATATATATAATAGAAGTTATTTTATATAATAAGGGAATTAGAACAATCATTGTGACAAATGTAAATAGTTTTAAATGAACATTAATACTAGTATTAATAATAAGTAAGATAAGGGGGATTTTTATGAAAATTTTTACGGATAGTGGTTCAGACTTACCAAAATCATATTTTGATAAGGAAGATGTGCATCTTTTCCCGTTACGTGTATTAATGAAAGGTGTCGAGTATGATGACGTTATTGGCATCTCAAATGATCAAGTATACGCAGCAATTGCAGAAGGCGAAATTCTAAAAACATCACAAGTTTCATTAGAAATCTTTTTAAACGCATTTGAACAACTAGCAAAATCAGGCGAGGAAGGGATTTATATTGCCTTTTCTTCAAATTTATCAGGTACTTGTCAAAGTGCTTTTTTAGCAAAAAATCAATTACTTGAAACCTACCCAGATTTAAAATTAGCAATTATCGATACAAAATGCGCTTCTTATGGACAGGGCTTAGTTGTTAAAGAGGCCGTACGTTTAAATAAATTCGGCGTAACTTTTGACGACGCTGTTGCACAATTAACAGATATGGCCGATTCAATGGAACACCTATTTACAGTTGGCGATTTAAATCACTTAGCAAATGGTGGCCGTATTTCAAAGACAAGCGCTTTTATGGGTGGCCTACTGAATATTAAACCGATTTTAAATATTGACGATGGAAGGCTTGTCCCACTCGAAAAAACGCGTGGCTTTAAAAAAGCAATACAGCGTATGATCGCCCTTATGAAGGAACGCGGCGGCGACTTCACAAATAAAACTGTCGGTCTATCTCATAGTAATGATGAGGAATTAATGCACGAAGTAAAGGTTGCAATCGAAGAAGCACTTCATCCAAAATCCATTGAAACGACAACAATTGGATCAGCGATTGGAGCCCATGTCGGAC
This portion of the Solibacillus daqui genome encodes:
- a CDS encoding DegV family protein, which translates into the protein MKIFTDSGSDLPKSYFDKEDVHLFPLRVLMKGVEYDDVIGISNDQVYAAIAEGEILKTSQVSLEIFLNAFEQLAKSGEEGIYIAFSSNLSGTCQSAFLAKNQLLETYPDLKLAIIDTKCASYGQGLVVKEAVRLNKFGVTFDDAVAQLTDMADSMEHLFTVGDLNHLANGGRISKTSAFMGGLLNIKPILNIDDGRLVPLEKTRGFKKAIQRMIALMKERGGDFTNKTVGLSHSNDEELMHEVKVAIEEALHPKSIETTTIGSAIGAHVGRGTIAIFFTNK